One window of Papaver somniferum cultivar HN1 chromosome 9, ASM357369v1, whole genome shotgun sequence genomic DNA carries:
- the LOC113313960 gene encoding F-box protein At4g22390-like isoform X2 produces MPTHIYVNIHKQAAECRLPRIHTTPFIQHLQRQRGYVPHGLVQQQQQQHKPSDSETMSFVAFDRHTQVFWYLEYHDNGDRISDKRTNNYRIKTINMKFPADRCVKRIQGLVGSDNGLICLSLKLPPEYSVIPAYQNKVAHSPNETLCICNPITREFVTLPGILIDKKRSVDDGVHIVHGFGYHPLTNEYKVVRICYVGDRKSKSPSYRGQAEVYTIGSGCGWISVAETNLRPRYIGDPTGVCVNGALHWICDDSANIMVFDLATEKFHFLSAPTEQIHDARRIYVMRGCLCYVCYDPTDKLLRLYFLKKYYKSWSWKREFTIPLEMLHHIRFFMFSITKMGEILLINNGRDQVLGYPSQRTEISQKGFKLDATTDLRVPLPYIKTFVSLEALGETNVKKIALERSMCKDKQESFDVDRPVSPAGLLRQTKKPRKSKDTD; encoded by the coding sequence CATCTGCAGAGACAACGTGGTTATGTTCCTCATGGACTagtacagcagcagcagcagcagcataagcCGTCTGATTCTGAGACGATGAGTTTCGTGGCCTTTGACAGACACACCCAAGTTTTCTGGTATTTGGAGTACCACGATAACGGTGATAGAATTAGTGACAAGCGGACTAATAACTACCGGATAAAGACAATCAATATGAAATTTCCGGCAGACAGGTGTGTAAAACGAATACAGGGACTAGTTGGTTCAGATAATGGATTGATTTGCTTATCACTCAAGTTGCCGCCCGAATACAGTGTCATCCCTGCATACCAGAATAAGGTGGCACACAGTCCCAATGAAACTTTATGCATCTGTAATCCCATCACTAGAGAATTCGTGACTCTTCCAGGGATACTGATCGACAAGAAAAGAAGCGTTGATGATGGTGTTCACATTGTGCATGGATTCGGGTACCACCCTTTAACTAATGAGTATAAGGTCGTTAGAATTTGTTATGTAGGAGACCGGAAATCAAAATCACCCTCCTACAGAGGACAGGCAGAGGTATATACAATTGGAAGTGGCTGCGGTTGGATAAGTGTGGCAGAAACCAACTTAAGGCCGAGGTATATTGGAGATCCTACAGGTGTGTGTGTTAATGGGGCTCTTCATTGGATCTGTGATGATTCCGCGAATATTATGGTCTTTGATTTGGCGACTGAGAAGTTCCACTTTCTCAGTGCCCCAACTGAGCAGATACATGACGCAAGAAGAATCTATGTTATGAGAGGGTGTTTGTGTTATGTATGCTATGACCCCACTGATAAACTGCTGCGATTGTATTTTTTAAAGAAGTATTACAAGTCATGGAGTTGGAAGAGAGAGTTCACGATACCATTAGAAATGCTACACCACATAAGATTTTTTATGTTTTCCATTACAAAGATGGGTGAAATTTTACTGATAAACAATGGTCGAGATCAAGTCCTTGGTTATCCTAGCCAGAGAACAGAAATATCACAAAAGGGTTTCAAGTTGGATGCAACAACGGATTTGAGGGTACCGCTACCATACATCAAAACCTTTGTCTctttggaagcattaggagaaacAAATGTAAAGAAAATTGCATTAGAAAGATCGATGTGCAAAGACAAGCAAGAGTCATTTGACGTCGACAGACCAGTATCGCCTGCAGGCCTCCTGAGGCAGACAAAGAAACCGCGCAAGTCTAAAGATACAGATTAA
- the LOC113313960 gene encoding F-box protein At3g07870-like isoform X1: MPTHIYVNIHKQAAECRLPRIHTTPFIQETDRKQETHNFLSNKSVRYIKECLSGFGARRKEMADYNPINSLPTEITLSIFSRLPGESVLDCKLVCRAWRNFLQFHVNTPYFVYQHLQRQRGYVPHGLVQQQQQQHKPSDSETMSFVAFDRHTQVFWYLEYHDNGDRISDKRTNNYRIKTINMKFPADRCVKRIQGLVGSDNGLICLSLKLPPEYSVIPAYQNKVAHSPNETLCICNPITREFVTLPGILIDKKRSVDDGVHIVHGFGYHPLTNEYKVVRICYVGDRKSKSPSYRGQAEVYTIGSGCGWISVAETNLRPRYIGDPTGVCVNGALHWICDDSANIMVFDLATEKFHFLSAPTEQIHDARRIYVMRGCLCYVCYDPTDKLLRLYFLKKYYKSWSWKREFTIPLEMLHHIRFFMFSITKMGEILLINNGRDQVLGYPSQRTEISQKGFKLDATTDLRVPLPYIKTFVSLEALGETNVKKIALERSMCKDKQESFDVDRPVSPAGLLRQTKKPRKSKDTD; encoded by the coding sequence GAAACTGACCGAAAACAGGAAACCCACAATTTTCTTTCCAACAAGTCAGTCAGGTATATAAAGGAATGTCTGAGTGGTTTTGGAGCTAGAAGAAAGGAGATGGCCGACTATAATCCTATAAACAGTCTTCCTACAGAAATCACATTGAGCATATTTTCTAGGTTACCGGGTGAGTCGGTATTAGATTGTAAACTTGTATGCAGAGCTTGGAGAAATTTCTTACAGTTTCATGTTAATACTCCTTACTTTGTGTATCAGCATCTGCAGAGACAACGTGGTTATGTTCCTCATGGACTagtacagcagcagcagcagcagcataagcCGTCTGATTCTGAGACGATGAGTTTCGTGGCCTTTGACAGACACACCCAAGTTTTCTGGTATTTGGAGTACCACGATAACGGTGATAGAATTAGTGACAAGCGGACTAATAACTACCGGATAAAGACAATCAATATGAAATTTCCGGCAGACAGGTGTGTAAAACGAATACAGGGACTAGTTGGTTCAGATAATGGATTGATTTGCTTATCACTCAAGTTGCCGCCCGAATACAGTGTCATCCCTGCATACCAGAATAAGGTGGCACACAGTCCCAATGAAACTTTATGCATCTGTAATCCCATCACTAGAGAATTCGTGACTCTTCCAGGGATACTGATCGACAAGAAAAGAAGCGTTGATGATGGTGTTCACATTGTGCATGGATTCGGGTACCACCCTTTAACTAATGAGTATAAGGTCGTTAGAATTTGTTATGTAGGAGACCGGAAATCAAAATCACCCTCCTACAGAGGACAGGCAGAGGTATATACAATTGGAAGTGGCTGCGGTTGGATAAGTGTGGCAGAAACCAACTTAAGGCCGAGGTATATTGGAGATCCTACAGGTGTGTGTGTTAATGGGGCTCTTCATTGGATCTGTGATGATTCCGCGAATATTATGGTCTTTGATTTGGCGACTGAGAAGTTCCACTTTCTCAGTGCCCCAACTGAGCAGATACATGACGCAAGAAGAATCTATGTTATGAGAGGGTGTTTGTGTTATGTATGCTATGACCCCACTGATAAACTGCTGCGATTGTATTTTTTAAAGAAGTATTACAAGTCATGGAGTTGGAAGAGAGAGTTCACGATACCATTAGAAATGCTACACCACATAAGATTTTTTATGTTTTCCATTACAAAGATGGGTGAAATTTTACTGATAAACAATGGTCGAGATCAAGTCCTTGGTTATCCTAGCCAGAGAACAGAAATATCACAAAAGGGTTTCAAGTTGGATGCAACAACGGATTTGAGGGTACCGCTACCATACATCAAAACCTTTGTCTctttggaagcattaggagaaacAAATGTAAAGAAAATTGCATTAGAAAGATCGATGTGCAAAGACAAGCAAGAGTCATTTGACGTCGACAGACCAGTATCGCCTGCAGGCCTCCTGAGGCAGACAAAGAAACCGCGCAAGTCTAAAGATACAGATTAA